Proteins encoded together in one Qingshengfaniella alkalisoli window:
- a CDS encoding S1 family peptidase — translation MTNAARTFRMTAFLLASLSLCATATHGQGTPVETQAQAQPQMQSTIDLSKYELTLHRDDVAGIQVMLPQGAVAFDRYEAPFAYFEADDNSGIRLILSSTPSKRGMLPAYYQILQGMDFVPANGPRSLQDDSFTIEGENDQIVSHSYAVDTGEAIKGFTLVWPADDLETRDAVLSRIRNSFTPVEGVMQPDLGHAEVDRDDLANMAHSEHASRSASGVFADASGHVLTTSAVAASCSNLTINDGLPMELANTDGTGSLALLRPTRDIGAVRSAHFSTLDTEPDATVAISGYSYGGRISRPTLTMGETGAADQSSVTLEANTKSGDSGGPVLDQGGAVRGVLLPLDSHSGTSSDRAMIDSPDLIAFLQESGAEPLTIGATRDLHPEDLSRIAERITTLVICRD, via the coding sequence ATGACCAACGCCGCCCGCACCTTTCGCATGACAGCCTTTCTTCTGGCCAGCCTGTCATTGTGCGCAACCGCGACCCATGGGCAGGGTACGCCTGTCGAAACCCAGGCCCAAGCCCAGCCTCAAATGCAATCGACGATTGATCTGTCGAAATACGAACTGACGCTACACCGCGACGATGTGGCCGGCATCCAGGTTATGCTGCCCCAGGGCGCGGTTGCCTTCGACCGCTACGAGGCACCGTTCGCCTATTTCGAAGCCGACGATAACAGCGGCATCCGGCTGATCCTGTCCAGCACGCCTTCAAAACGCGGGATGCTCCCGGCCTATTACCAGATCTTGCAGGGAATGGACTTCGTGCCGGCCAACGGACCGCGCAGTTTGCAAGACGACAGCTTCACCATCGAAGGGGAAAACGATCAGATTGTCAGCCACAGCTATGCAGTGGATACGGGCGAGGCGATCAAGGGATTCACTTTGGTTTGGCCCGCGGATGATCTCGAGACGCGAGACGCGGTTCTTTCCCGTATCCGCAACAGCTTCACGCCCGTCGAGGGTGTCATGCAACCTGATCTGGGCCACGCAGAGGTCGACAGAGACGATCTTGCCAACATGGCTCATTCCGAACACGCTTCTCGTAGCGCAAGCGGCGTGTTCGCAGATGCGTCGGGGCATGTTCTGACCACATCCGCCGTCGCGGCCTCCTGTTCGAACCTGACCATCAATGACGGCCTGCCAATGGAACTGGCCAACACCGACGGGACGGGCTCGCTGGCATTGCTGCGCCCTACCCGCGACATCGGTGCAGTCCGGTCCGCACATTTTTCGACACTGGACACAGAGCCCGACGCGACGGTCGCGATTTCCGGCTATTCCTATGGCGGGCGTATTAGTCGGCCCACGCTGACAATGGGTGAAACAGGCGCAGCGGACCAGTCCTCTGTAACGCTGGAAGCGAATACCAAATCGGGTGACAGCGGTGGACCTGTTCTAGACCAGGGCGGTGCCGTACGCGGCGTGCTGCTGCCATTGGACTCGCACAGCGGAACCTCGTCGGATCGTGCGATGATCGACAGCCCTGACCTGATCGCGTTCTTGCAGGAGTCCGGCGCAGAACCGTTGACCATCGGCGCAACCCGCGATCTGCATCCTGAAGATCTGTCGCGCATCGCAGAACGCATCACGACGCTCGTCATCTGCCGCGACTGA
- a CDS encoding dihydroneopterin aldolase: MTQSASEFGAFPARAGSVGAQTPDMISLRDHTLEIEIGAFQQERGRSQRVRFNIAVELVPFPGQRREDDVDSILSYDVLAQAIEDEIAGARVDLLETLAEGIAARILTHAAADCVCIRIEKLDRLSGALGVEMVRDRKTSRHLGASDSQPVPIIVFVSAEALDADLSDRIDALMKEGPAVLCVDALHTAAPQADHPRAQWRIDLLALEQCAWKLAAQDERCVVVASRTELDWDIRQGRLAVWAPSKLVLDAREDAPELGSSAEMLAHWLATRLGASEMRRWTATGETRVKVDG; this comes from the coding sequence GTGACCCAATCCGCTTCAGAATTCGGAGCCTTTCCAGCGCGTGCAGGTTCAGTTGGGGCCCAGACCCCCGACATGATCAGCCTGCGCGATCATACTTTGGAAATCGAAATCGGCGCGTTTCAGCAGGAACGCGGCCGTTCGCAGCGGGTTCGGTTCAACATCGCGGTGGAACTGGTGCCATTCCCCGGCCAGCGCCGCGAAGACGATGTGGACTCGATCCTCTCCTATGATGTGCTTGCGCAGGCCATCGAGGACGAGATCGCAGGCGCCCGTGTCGATCTGCTTGAAACGCTGGCCGAAGGAATCGCCGCGCGCATCCTGACCCATGCGGCGGCGGATTGCGTTTGTATCCGTATCGAAAAGCTGGACCGCCTGAGTGGTGCGCTCGGCGTAGAGATGGTTCGTGATCGCAAGACCAGCCGACATCTGGGTGCGTCCGATTCACAACCGGTGCCCATAATCGTTTTCGTCAGCGCAGAGGCACTGGATGCCGACTTGAGCGACCGCATCGACGCCCTGATGAAAGAGGGGCCGGCCGTATTGTGCGTAGACGCGCTTCACACGGCCGCACCGCAGGCCGACCATCCGCGTGCGCAGTGGCGAATTGATCTTCTGGCGTTGGAGCAGTGTGCGTGGAAGCTCGCTGCGCAGGATGAGCGCTGCGTGGTCGTCGCGTCGCGGACGGAACTGGATTGGGATATCCGGCAGGGGCGGTTGGCGGTTTGGGCACCGTCGAAGCTGGTGCTTGATGCGCGTGAAGACGCACCGGAACTGGGCAGTTCGGCGGAGATGCTTGCGCACTGGCTGGCGACGCGTCTGGGCGCATCTGAGATGCGGCGGTGGACTGCGACGGGAGAGACACGGGTCAAGGTTGACGGCTGA
- a CDS encoding cell wall hydrolase, which produces MKKLPLICVTFLVVGAGAAHAEATISTSNDPSATFSSQLSDLFGRERDAMDSVDEGGIRALVQPQRDFSDLDYSKAWLSQQPAPEGGKALECLSEALYFEARGESVKGQFAVAEVIMNRVKSGSFPDTVCGVIKQGTGKKYQCQFTYNCDGYPETIREKGAYAQVKRVAGVVLAGAPLALTQGATYYHTTAVSPSWARKFFRTAAIGVHRFYRRSERVAQR; this is translated from the coding sequence ATGAAGAAGCTGCCATTAATTTGTGTGACATTTCTAGTCGTGGGTGCTGGTGCGGCGCATGCAGAGGCGACGATCAGTACGTCCAACGACCCCAGCGCGACTTTTTCGTCGCAACTATCTGACCTTTTCGGTCGTGAACGCGACGCAATGGATTCGGTTGATGAGGGGGGTATCCGTGCCCTGGTTCAGCCGCAGCGAGATTTCTCGGATTTGGATTACTCCAAAGCATGGCTCTCGCAGCAGCCTGCACCGGAAGGTGGCAAAGCGTTGGAATGTCTTTCGGAGGCGCTCTATTTCGAAGCGCGCGGCGAGAGCGTAAAAGGGCAGTTTGCGGTGGCCGAGGTCATCATGAACCGGGTTAAGTCGGGATCTTTTCCAGATACGGTATGCGGGGTAATCAAGCAGGGGACGGGTAAAAAGTACCAGTGCCAGTTCACCTATAACTGTGACGGCTACCCTGAAACGATCCGTGAAAAAGGGGCTTATGCCCAGGTGAAGCGCGTTGCGGGCGTGGTTCTGGCAGGTGCGCCACTGGCGTTGACGCAAGGTGCGACCTACTATCATACGACGGCCGTTAGCCCGAGCTGGGCGCGCAAGTTCTTCAGAACGGCAGCCATCGGTGTGCACCGTTTCTATCGCCGGTCTGAACGGGTGGCGCAGCGGTAA
- the glyS gene encoding glycine--tRNA ligase subunit beta — MPDLLIELFSEEIPARMQAKAAADLKRLVTNGIVEAGLTYTGAGAFHTPRRLVLTVQGMASESPTTREERKGPRVGAPEKALEGFLRSTGLTRDQLEARDDKKGQVWFATVTREGRPAAEIVAEVLSDTIRNFPWPKSMRWGSDDLRWVRPLHSILCITHDEGGAEVVPLEVGGITSGRTVRGHRFMAPAGFEVSSFEDYRGKLKRAHVVLDANERAEHIKADAENMAFASGLELVEDNGLLAEVAGLVEWPVVLMGEIGAEFLDLPPEVLQTSMKEHQKFFSIRNPKTGRIERFITVANRETADDGATILAGNQKVLAARLSDAKFFWENDLRTIQSGGLEGMGKPLADVTFHNRLGSQADRIARIATLAREIAPIVGAEPQLAGQAARIAKVDLSSEMVYEFPELQGIMGRYYGKFADLPDAVSDAAQFHYQPLGPSDDVPRDPVSVAVALADKIDTLTGFWAIDEKPTGSKDPFALRRAALGVIRLILANQLRVSLLDVWLAPIRANRAAMVQAGAFEEGRIPDLSDERVEKECALVLAGDLLAFFHDRLKVYLRDQGIPHDVIDACLSMPGNDDLTLLVKRAESLSAFLKSDDGENLVQGFKRANNILTQAEDKDGVEYSFGPDVKLAETNEERSLFAALDSADGKIGPAMRNEDFASAMSAMSELRTPIDAFFEAVQVNSDNQVVRRNRLNLLHRIRATCSQVADLTRLGG; from the coding sequence ATGCCAGACCTTCTGATTGAGTTGTTCTCCGAAGAAATTCCGGCCCGTATGCAGGCGAAGGCCGCCGCCGATCTGAAGCGGTTGGTCACGAATGGAATCGTCGAGGCGGGGCTGACCTATACCGGTGCCGGCGCTTTCCACACGCCGCGGCGCCTTGTGCTGACGGTACAGGGGATGGCTTCGGAAAGCCCGACCACTCGCGAGGAGCGTAAAGGTCCGCGCGTCGGCGCGCCGGAAAAGGCGCTGGAAGGTTTCCTTCGCTCGACCGGATTGACTCGGGACCAGTTGGAGGCGCGTGACGATAAAAAGGGGCAGGTCTGGTTCGCCACTGTCACCCGAGAAGGTCGTCCGGCCGCCGAGATCGTGGCCGAGGTTCTGTCCGACACGATCCGTAACTTCCCATGGCCCAAATCCATGCGCTGGGGCAGTGACGATCTGCGTTGGGTCCGCCCGCTACATTCGATCCTGTGCATCACACATGACGAAGGTGGTGCCGAGGTCGTACCGTTGGAAGTTGGCGGGATCACATCGGGAAGAACCGTCCGAGGCCACCGCTTTATGGCGCCCGCCGGTTTTGAGGTCAGTTCCTTCGAGGACTACAGGGGCAAGCTGAAGCGCGCCCATGTCGTTCTGGATGCGAATGAACGTGCCGAACACATCAAGGCGGATGCGGAAAACATGGCCTTCGCGTCCGGCCTGGAACTGGTTGAAGACAACGGACTGCTTGCCGAAGTTGCGGGGCTGGTCGAGTGGCCAGTCGTTCTGATGGGCGAAATTGGGGCCGAGTTCCTCGACCTGCCGCCGGAGGTGCTCCAGACCTCTATGAAGGAACATCAGAAATTCTTTTCGATCCGGAACCCGAAAACGGGGCGAATCGAGCGCTTTATCACGGTCGCCAACCGTGAAACGGCGGATGATGGCGCAACGATCCTTGCCGGGAATCAGAAGGTACTGGCGGCGCGTCTGTCGGATGCTAAGTTCTTCTGGGAAAACGACCTGCGTACGATCCAGTCGGGCGGGCTGGAAGGCATGGGCAAGCCGCTCGCAGACGTGACTTTCCACAACAGGTTGGGCTCCCAGGCCGACCGTATTGCGCGTATTGCAACGCTGGCCCGCGAAATCGCGCCGATCGTCGGTGCCGAACCACAGTTGGCCGGGCAAGCGGCGCGTATTGCCAAGGTCGATCTGTCCTCGGAGATGGTCTATGAATTCCCGGAACTTCAAGGGATTATGGGACGATATTACGGTAAATTTGCTGACTTGCCCGATGCGGTCTCCGATGCCGCTCAGTTCCACTACCAGCCGCTCGGGCCGTCCGATGATGTGCCGCGTGATCCGGTTTCGGTGGCGGTTGCACTTGCCGACAAGATCGACACGCTGACAGGTTTCTGGGCCATCGACGAAAAGCCGACCGGATCGAAAGACCCGTTCGCGCTGCGCCGTGCCGCTTTGGGCGTGATCCGGCTGATCCTCGCCAACCAGCTGCGTGTCAGCCTGCTGGATGTTTGGCTCGCGCCCATCCGTGCGAACCGGGCGGCGATGGTTCAGGCGGGTGCGTTTGAAGAAGGGCGTATCCCCGACCTGTCAGATGAGCGCGTTGAAAAGGAATGCGCGCTCGTGCTGGCGGGAGACCTTTTGGCGTTCTTTCATGACCGGCTGAAGGTCTATCTGCGCGATCAGGGCATTCCGCACGATGTGATTGATGCATGCCTGTCCATGCCGGGCAACGACGATCTAACGCTTCTCGTGAAGCGTGCGGAGTCCTTGTCCGCATTCCTGAAATCGGACGATGGCGAGAACCTGGTGCAGGGGTTCAAGCGCGCCAATAATATCCTGACGCAGGCCGAAGATAAGGACGGGGTAGAGTACTCTTTTGGACCGGATGTGAAACTGGCGGAAACGAATGAAGAACGTAGCTTGTTCGCCGCGCTCGATTCAGCGGATGGCAAGATTGGGCCGGCAATGCGGAATGAAGATTTCGCGTCTGCCATGTCCGCCATGTCGGAATTGCGCACGCCGATTGACGCATTCTTCGAGGCCGTTCAGGTGAATTCGGACAATCAGGTCGTGCGCAGGAATCGTTTGAACCTTTTACATCGGATCAGGGCCACCTGTTCGCAGGTCGCTGATCTGACGCGACTCGGTGGGTGA
- a CDS encoding glycine--tRNA ligase subunit alpha gives MAGEISKPRSFQEIILRLQNYWAARGCAILQPYDMEVGAGTFHPATTLRALGAKPWAAAYVQPSRRPTDGRYGENPNRLQHYYQYQVLIKPSPPDMQELYLGSLEAIGIDMNLHDIRFVEDDWESPTLGAWGLGWEVWCDGMEVSQFTYFQQVGGHDCRPVSGELTYGLERLAMYVLGVDHVMDMPFNDPQSPIALSYGDVFRQTEEEYSRWNFDQADTDTLLQHFRDAEAECQRILDAPADDPKTGRRIIMAHPAYDQCIKASHVFNLLDARGVISVTERQAYIGRVRALAKACADAFVQTDAATGTAA, from the coding sequence ATGGCAGGCGAGATAAGCAAACCGCGCAGTTTCCAGGAAATCATCCTGCGGCTTCAGAACTACTGGGCCGCCAGGGGCTGCGCCATCTTGCAACCCTATGACATGGAAGTCGGCGCGGGCACCTTTCACCCGGCGACAACCTTGCGCGCATTGGGGGCAAAGCCTTGGGCCGCAGCCTATGTCCAGCCCTCGCGCCGTCCCACCGATGGGCGCTATGGCGAAAACCCGAACCGGCTCCAGCACTATTACCAGTATCAGGTTCTGATCAAACCCAGCCCGCCGGATATGCAGGAGCTGTATTTGGGTTCGCTCGAAGCGATCGGGATTGACATGAACCTGCACGACATCCGGTTCGTGGAAGACGACTGGGAAAGCCCGACGCTCGGCGCTTGGGGGCTTGGTTGGGAAGTCTGGTGTGATGGGATGGAAGTCAGCCAGTTCACCTACTTCCAACAGGTTGGCGGCCATGACTGCCGTCCGGTTTCCGGCGAGTTGACTTACGGGCTGGAACGTCTGGCGATGTATGTTCTGGGCGTCGATCACGTGATGGACATGCCGTTCAACGATCCGCAATCGCCCATCGCGCTCAGTTATGGTGATGTCTTCCGTCAAACCGAAGAAGAATACAGCCGCTGGAACTTCGATCAGGCCGACACCGACACGCTGTTGCAGCATTTCAGGGATGCCGAAGCCGAATGTCAGCGCATTCTTGATGCGCCTGCGGACGACCCGAAAACAGGTAGGCGGATCATCATGGCGCATCCGGCCTATGATCAATGCATCAAGGCCAGCCATGTGTTCAACCTGCTGGATGCGCGCGGGGTGATCTCGGTCACGGAACGGCAGGCCTATATCGGACGGGTGCGTGCCTTGGCAAAAGCCTGCGCTGACGCCTTTGTCCAGACTGACGCCGCGACGGGTACAGCGGCCTGA
- a CDS encoding DUF6446 family protein, translating to MNGRIVGATIIVFAAIAGAALYYLQEYYFYEDVSDGVESIDLSVAGSGETKSIEAYDIQAINAISSPIRFRACFLTDQPRAVLAETYRTEPAAEPLNAPRWFDCFDSQEIGEALETGGATAFVSKENIVYGIDRIVAIMEDGRGFAWNQINHCGEVVFDGDPAPEGCPPPPDRD from the coding sequence ATGAACGGGCGTATTGTTGGCGCAACCATCATTGTGTTCGCGGCGATTGCTGGAGCGGCGCTTTATTACTTGCAGGAATACTATTTCTACGAGGACGTGAGCGATGGTGTGGAAAGTATCGACCTGTCGGTCGCAGGCAGCGGGGAAACGAAGTCGATCGAGGCCTATGACATCCAAGCGATTAATGCGATCAGTTCGCCCATCCGTTTTCGGGCCTGCTTTCTGACCGATCAGCCCCGCGCGGTGCTGGCGGAAACCTACCGTACCGAGCCGGCGGCCGAGCCTTTGAATGCGCCGCGCTGGTTTGACTGTTTCGACAGTCAGGAAATCGGCGAGGCGCTAGAGACCGGAGGCGCCACCGCCTTCGTCAGCAAGGAAAACATCGTTTACGGCATTGACCGGATTGTCGCCATTATGGAGGACGGTCGCGGCTTTGCGTGGAACCAGATCAACCATTGCGGTGAAGTCGTTTTCGACGGAGACCCGGCACCCGAGGGTTGCCCGCCGCCACCTGACCGAGATTGA